A genomic region of Thermodesulfobium narugense DSM 14796 contains the following coding sequences:
- a CDS encoding phosphodiester glycosidase family protein, with product MKEVWIKNATSFCEKSINSFLLATKILFYLFFVFYILFFYQNKSDAYTKNEYSINGAHLYVFKFNPKEVRVVPYLNDYPIRAIDVVNYYNPFLLINGTFFYSNKLLGALFMHGEPQSYMGDNRATFFYYKNNTASINYLKYKVKLDICSSSSKCRVLYLDGINRPQNYYENILYTNGYLRPVLPTSGILLKINEDGTFEYLYTRSAMPSRGEYILLANHDLDVLNNLVPTDRIRVSIEPMINSNLDFYISGGPMLLYNGQNVALQSCKKEYIVNDIKVGNHMRTGLGIDSLSNIYVFSVSWPGCTLNELANSLKNLGLKDAMLLDGGYSSVLFADNRFLVGSEARANISYLMFFTN from the coding sequence GTGAAAGAGGTTTGGATAAAAAATGCTACTTCCTTTTGTGAGAAATCGATAAATTCCTTTTTGTTAGCTACAAAAATCCTTTTTTATTTGTTTTTTGTTTTTTATATATTGTTTTTTTATCAAAATAAATCTGATGCCTATACTAAGAATGAATATTCTATTAATGGTGCACATTTATATGTTTTTAAGTTTAACCCAAAAGAAGTTCGTGTAGTGCCATATTTAAATGATTATCCTATTAGAGCAATAGACGTGGTTAACTACTATAATCCTTTTTTACTTATAAATGGCACATTTTTTTATTCTAATAAGCTTTTGGGTGCTTTGTTCATGCACGGTGAACCTCAATCTTATATGGGCGATAATAGAGCAACATTTTTTTATTATAAAAATAATACTGCAAGCATAAATTATTTAAAATATAAAGTTAAGCTTGATATTTGCAGCTCTTCTTCAAAATGTAGGGTTTTATATCTTGATGGGATAAATAGACCACAAAATTATTACGAAAATATATTGTACACGAATGGTTATTTGAGACCTGTTTTGCCTACTTCTGGCATATTGCTAAAAATAAATGAAGATGGAACTTTTGAATATCTTTATACTAGGAGTGCAATGCCTTCTCGGGGAGAATATATTTTGCTAGCTAATCACGACTTGGATGTGTTAAACAACCTTGTGCCTACGGACAGAATTAGAGTAAGTATAGAGCCAATGATAAATAGCAATTTGGATTTCTATATTTCGGGCGGTCCTATGTTGCTTTATAACGGACAAAACGTTGCCTTACAGTCATGCAAAAAAGAATATATAGTAAACGATATTAAAGTAGGAAATCACATGAGAACTGGTTTAGGAATTGACTCCTTGTCTAATATTTATGTTTTTTCTGTTTCATGGCCAGGTTGTACTTTGAATGAACTTGCAAACTCATTGAAAAATCTTGGTCTAAAAGATGCTATGCTTTTAGATGGCGGCTATTCTTCTGTTCTTTTTGCTGATAATAGATTTTTGGTAGGGAGTGAAGCAAGAGCAAATATCTCTTATTTGATGTTTTTTACTAATTAA
- a CDS encoding phosphohexomutase domain-containing protein, translating to MNIKFGTDGWRAKIAQDYTFENLEKVSLALAITLEEENSLNKTCVIGYDTRFFSEDFANHVAEVLSGVGFDVIISDNFIPTPTLAFSVKDKSCAVGIMITASHNPYNYNGFKIKQSFGGSASKEFTSKVESNLEKIKTYKFRNEKGKIKVQNLFENYKNSILKFVDINAIKESGIKVAIDCMNGAGSGYLSSLLSDLNIKVFPVRNKRDPYFKGSRPEPIPQLLGPLSYEVFSNSLNLGTALDGDGDRVASCDASGTIFTSQQTYVLLLNHLVTSRKLKGKVLKNFAVSVLVDKLCKLYDIEFEILPVGFKYICSKMISEGNVLMGGEESGGFGFLGHIPDRDGFLSSLYLIESVVMSKKSLMEQLDEIYDKVGFFEYDRYDLKLETSVEEVRKKIRDLIENPAKKIGEKKVSEISTIDGIKYILEDESWLLIRPSGTEPLVRIYAEGKSIHEAKALIGFGRKLFQ from the coding sequence TTGAATATAAAATTTGGAACTGATGGTTGGAGAGCAAAAATCGCTCAAGATTATACTTTTGAAAATCTTGAAAAAGTATCATTGGCTTTAGCTATTACTTTAGAAGAAGAAAATTCCTTAAATAAAACCTGTGTTATTGGTTATGATACAAGGTTTTTTTCCGAAGATTTTGCAAACCACGTTGCTGAAGTCTTGTCAGGTGTAGGTTTTGACGTAATAATTTCTGATAATTTTATACCAACTCCCACACTTGCATTTTCTGTTAAAGATAAGTCTTGCGCAGTAGGTATAATGATAACTGCAAGTCATAATCCGTATAATTATAACGGTTTTAAAATAAAACAAAGCTTTGGCGGTTCTGCATCAAAAGAATTCACATCAAAGGTCGAATCTAACTTGGAAAAAATTAAAACTTATAAATTTAGAAATGAAAAAGGAAAAATTAAAGTCCAAAATCTTTTTGAAAATTACAAAAATTCTATATTAAAATTCGTTGATATCAATGCCATTAAAGAATCAGGCATTAAAGTTGCCATTGATTGCATGAATGGCGCAGGATCGGGTTATCTTTCAAGTCTTTTGTCAGATCTAAATATAAAGGTATTTCCTGTAAGGAACAAAAGAGATCCATATTTTAAGGGGTCAAGGCCTGAGCCAATTCCTCAACTTTTAGGCCCACTTTCGTATGAAGTTTTTTCTAATTCATTAAATCTAGGCACTGCTCTCGACGGCGACGGAGATAGGGTGGCATCTTGTGATGCTTCTGGCACTATTTTTACTTCTCAACAAACGTATGTTCTACTGCTTAATCATCTGGTTACAAGTAGAAAGCTAAAAGGAAAAGTTCTCAAGAACTTTGCTGTAAGCGTCCTAGTTGATAAATTGTGCAAGCTCTATGATATAGAATTTGAAATATTGCCTGTTGGCTTTAAATATATTTGTTCCAAGATGATTAGCGAAGGTAATGTATTGATGGGAGGAGAAGAAAGTGGAGGTTTTGGGTTTCTTGGTCACATTCCAGATAGAGATGGTTTTTTGTCTTCACTTTATTTGATAGAATCAGTTGTTATGTCAAAGAAGTCTTTAATGGAACAGCTTGATGAAATATATGATAAGGTTGGTTTTTTTGAATATGACAGATATGATCTAAAACTAGAAACTTCAGTCGAAGAGGTAAGAAAAAAAATTAGAGACTTAATTGAAAATCCAGCAAAGAAAATTGGTGAGAAAAAGGTTTCTGAGATTTCTACTATTGATGGAATCAAATATATTTTGGAAGATGAAAGCTGGCTTTTGATAAGACCGTCTGGAACTGAGCCCTTAGTGAGGATCTATGCAGAGGGAAAAAGCATTCATGAAGCAAAAGCTTTGATTGGGTTTGGTAGAAAACTTTTTCAATAA
- a CDS encoding ribonuclease J yields the protein MFNFTKKSSPIKIIPLGGIEEIGRNMTLFESERSLIVLDCGIKFPDPSFESSLLTADFQYVIDKKDKVKALFITHGHEDHIGAIPFLLKKVNVPIYGTKLTLGMVRAKLKDYKISSKDVTFHEINSNEIIFVDDMFVESFHVNHSIPDGVGYAIHTPHGTIIHSGDFKFDQTPIDRKTTEYNKLVSISSKGIDLLMLDITNVEREGFTPSERVVGEKFFDVFRKVNGRIILTTFASNIHRVQQAINASIAFDRKFCILGKSMINTVSIAKELGYLSFPEEYQLKQHELKNHPLEKTTIITTGSQGEPLSVLTRIANNNHKDVKIFPNDTVIISASPIPGNETLVNKTINKLFKLGAEVLYEPNHRVHVSGHGSKEDIKLLINLVKPKNLLPFHGEFRHMKHFSDLAQSLSYSKENIILAKNGAVVELNNGEVKIVDEIAIRNMIASGSEIIEFNKSSFLERKKISDEGLILISLTFDPEKFKILAEPRIKTLGLKNQENIIQKEIESAIYSFFLKSPKIENTQKLEDKISNSIKELVFSQYRKYPAIFIQAIKLNSK from the coding sequence ATTTTTAACTTTACTAAAAAAAGCTCTCCCATCAAGATAATACCACTAGGTGGAATCGAAGAAATTGGCAGAAATATGACACTTTTTGAAAGCGAAAGGTCGCTAATTGTACTTGATTGTGGGATAAAATTTCCCGATCCAAGTTTCGAATCCTCACTTTTAACAGCTGATTTCCAATACGTAATTGACAAAAAGGACAAAGTAAAAGCACTGTTCATCACACATGGACACGAAGATCATATTGGTGCAATTCCATTTCTATTAAAAAAGGTAAATGTACCTATATATGGCACCAAGTTAACACTTGGAATGGTAAGAGCAAAACTAAAAGACTATAAAATATCTTCAAAGGATGTAACTTTTCATGAAATTAATTCAAATGAAATTATTTTTGTTGACGATATGTTTGTCGAATCTTTTCACGTTAATCACAGTATCCCTGATGGGGTAGGATATGCTATTCATACCCCACACGGAACAATAATTCATTCTGGCGACTTCAAATTCGATCAGACTCCAATAGATAGAAAAACAACAGAATATAACAAATTAGTATCAATTAGTTCAAAGGGCATAGACCTCTTGATGCTTGACATTACAAACGTTGAAAGAGAAGGATTTACTCCATCCGAAAGGGTTGTAGGTGAAAAGTTCTTTGATGTATTCAGGAAGGTAAACGGAAGAATAATCCTTACAACTTTTGCTTCGAATATCCATAGAGTACAGCAAGCAATTAACGCATCAATCGCTTTCGACAGAAAATTTTGTATTCTCGGCAAAAGCATGATAAATACTGTCTCAATAGCAAAAGAACTAGGATATTTATCCTTTCCAGAAGAATATCAGCTAAAGCAACATGAATTGAAAAATCACCCACTTGAAAAAACCACAATAATCACAACAGGAAGTCAAGGAGAACCGCTTTCGGTTCTTACAAGAATAGCAAACAATAATCACAAAGACGTTAAAATTTTCCCAAACGACACTGTTATTATTTCAGCATCACCAATTCCAGGCAATGAAACTCTTGTTAACAAGACTATAAACAAGCTCTTTAAGTTAGGAGCTGAAGTTTTATACGAACCAAATCACAGGGTACACGTATCAGGTCACGGCTCAAAAGAAGACATAAAGCTCCTAATAAATTTAGTAAAACCAAAAAATCTTTTACCATTTCACGGCGAATTTAGACATATGAAGCATTTTTCTGATCTCGCACAAAGTCTTAGTTATTCTAAAGAGAATATTATATTAGCAAAAAATGGAGCAGTAGTCGAACTGAATAACGGGGAAGTTAAAATAGTTGACGAAATTGCGATTAGAAATATGATTGCAAGCGGTTCAGAAATAATTGAATTTAATAAAAGTTCTTTCCTTGAAAGAAAAAAAATATCAGACGAAGGACTAATTTTGATATCACTAACGTTTGATCCGGAAAAGTTCAAAATATTAGCTGAACCAAGAATAAAAACATTAGGTCTGAAAAATCAAGAAAATATTATTCAAAAAGAAATTGAATCGGCAATATATTCTTTCTTTTTAAAAAGTCCAAAAATAGAAAATACCCAAAAACTTGAAGATAAGATCTCCAATTCAATAAAAGAATTAGTTTTTAGTCAATATAGAAAATACCCTGCTATCTTTATACAAGCTATTAAGTTAAATAGCAAATAG
- a CDS encoding ribosome maturation factor RimP, with product MKSKDIKEKLLNIVEKVLLDIGFELYDLEYFKQGKRWILRVFIDNLEKPISLDDCELVSKKLSAILDYYDLIPESFYLEVSSPGIERKLKKDSDFTRFKGEEIIVIFQKPNISPIIGILEGIDSDGNYIIVNTGKSKEKINRNDVKEVRIHFRFKGDRQ from the coding sequence TTGAAATCAAAAGATATTAAAGAAAAACTACTTAATATAGTAGAAAAAGTATTATTAGACATAGGATTTGAACTCTATGATCTAGAATACTTTAAGCAAGGCAAGAGATGGATATTAAGGGTATTCATTGATAACCTTGAAAAGCCCATTTCTCTTGACGATTGTGAATTGGTATCAAAAAAATTAAGTGCTATATTGGATTATTATGATTTAATTCCTGAGAGTTTTTATCTTGAAGTATCCTCTCCTGGAATAGAGAGAAAGTTAAAGAAAGATTCTGATTTTACTAGATTTAAAGGTGAAGAAATAATAGTAATTTTTCAAAAACCAAATATTAGTCCTATTATTGGTATACTTGAAGGAATTGATAGTGATGGCAATTATATTATTGTCAACACTGGAAAATCTAAAGAAAAGATAAACCGAAATGACGTAAAAGAAGTAAGAATACATTTCAGGTTTAAGGGAGATAGGCAATGA
- the nusA gene encoding transcription termination factor NusA, which yields MKIDLHVLEQLEKEKGVSLPAMISALESALLASYKKYYPSKNVSLKIIPDTGVLEIVVKKTVVDKVNNIFDEISLTQAREIDPKVNIGETIEIQVDPKNFGRIAALTAKQVWQQKIKEAERDAVFEEFKDRVFGVISGKILRPEGKNWIVQLGRAEGILPQKETVFQDKYNINERYVFYVLSVKKQKKDVEIILSRSHPNLVKRIFELESAEIRSGIVEIVSIARDPGSRTKIAVLSRDPHVDPLGVCLGIRNSRIQNVTKELRGEKIDVILYNPDPKIYIASALSPAKIKRVEILDQVKKESRVYVDKSQLSLAIGKDAQNVRLAHKLTGYKIDIKIEE from the coding sequence ATGAAAATTGACTTACACGTTCTTGAGCAATTAGAAAAAGAGAAAGGCGTTTCTTTGCCTGCTATGATATCCGCTTTGGAATCAGCTCTTTTAGCTTCATATAAAAAATATTATCCGTCAAAAAACGTTTCTTTAAAAATAATTCCTGACACTGGAGTTTTAGAAATAGTAGTTAAGAAAACTGTTGTTGATAAAGTAAATAATATCTTTGATGAAATATCCTTAACACAGGCTAGGGAAATAGATCCTAAAGTTAATATTGGCGAAACTATAGAGATACAGGTAGATCCTAAAAATTTTGGTAGAATTGCTGCCCTGACAGCAAAGCAAGTTTGGCAGCAGAAAATAAAAGAGGCTGAAAGAGATGCTGTTTTTGAAGAATTTAAAGACAGAGTCTTTGGTGTTATTTCTGGCAAAATTTTAAGACCTGAGGGGAAAAATTGGATAGTGCAGCTTGGAAGGGCTGAAGGAATACTGCCTCAAAAAGAAACAGTTTTTCAAGACAAATATAACATTAACGAAAGATACGTTTTTTATGTTTTATCGGTTAAAAAGCAAAAGAAAGATGTTGAAATAATTTTGTCCAGAAGTCATCCAAATTTGGTTAAGAGGATATTTGAACTTGAATCGGCGGAAATTAGATCAGGTATTGTGGAGATAGTGTCAATAGCAAGAGATCCTGGTAGCAGAACTAAGATAGCGGTTTTATCAAGGGACCCTCATGTTGATCCGTTGGGTGTTTGCTTGGGGATAAGAAATTCTAGAATACAAAATGTTACAAAAGAACTTAGAGGAGAAAAAATTGACGTAATTTTATACAATCCAGATCCAAAAATTTATATAGCAAGTGCTTTGTCTCCTGCTAAAATTAAGAGGGTAGAGATATTAGATCAGGTTAAAAAAGAATCAAGAGTTTATGTAGATAAATCGCAGCTTTCATTGGCAATTGGTAAAGATGCACAAAATGTAAGATTAGCACATAAATTAACTGGTTATAAAATTGATATTAAGATAGAAGAATAG
- a CDS encoding YlxR family protein, whose translation MIKEHRKCIFCGRFFPKRDMLRIAKIKNDGLIVDYERKNIGRGCYICFSCISSGNFKKKNMIAKSLKTNVDTKIYNEIERYFKNIIIQSRGGEH comes from the coding sequence ATGATTAAGGAACATAGGAAGTGTATTTTTTGTGGGAGATTTTTTCCAAAAAGAGATATGCTTAGAATAGCGAAGATTAAAAATGATGGTTTAATTGTTGATTATGAGAGGAAAAATATTGGTAGAGGTTGTTATATTTGTTTTTCGTGTATAAGTTCTGGCAACTTTAAGAAAAAAAATATGATTGCAAAATCTCTTAAAACAAATGTGGATACAAAGATCTATAATGAAATTGAAAGATATTTTAAAAATATAATAATACAAAGTCGAGGAGGTGAGCACTGA
- the infB gene encoding translation initiation factor IF-2, translating to MKRIYELSRELGVSSKKIIEILSGLGVTVKSSLSSVGEEEEFMVRSTIEAENKVEVSKETKKEEIEKVEVENKDLQKENATKVAIKEAPELATKEKETEVIEEPKVEEKKILYISDGMTPREIAQKINVKESEVIKKLIKLKTLATINQALNISLIESVVKEFGYEPKLKEEESLTFEETEVENVADLQPRPPIVTVMGHVDHGKTTLLDKIQKTKIASKEFRGITQKIGAYQVEINGKKITFIDTPGHEAFTAMRARGANVTDIVILVVAADDGVKPQTIEAIQHAKAAGVQIMVAINKIDKPGAQPEKIMQQLTEYGLIPEEWGGKTIFVKVSAKTGEGIDELLEMILLLAEIMEYKANPKTLARGLVLEAKLEKNRGPVATVLIQKGTLRVGDFVCVGAASGKVRALINDRGKRLKEAGPSTPVEILGINMVPEAGDSLIAVKSDKEAKLMAEKMLNRKKELQIQRMKKPTLSCFVQGTDLSEVKELKLILKADSQGSLEAILTSLAKIKEENVTISILSSGTGGISESDVMLASASQAIIIGFNVRPSNTALKLASEEGIDIRTYRVIYDLIEDISKAIKGLLPPKYEETILGRAEVRQTFKVPKIGLVAGCYVVDGKVTRDAKVRVLRDNVIIHEGELSSLKRFKDDVKEVNQGYECGISIKDFHDIKENDIFEIYKLVEVAC from the coding sequence TTGAAAAGAATATATGAGCTTTCAAGAGAACTGGGTGTTTCTTCTAAAAAAATAATTGAAATTCTTTCGGGTTTGGGAGTAACTGTTAAATCTTCTTTGTCTTCTGTAGGAGAAGAAGAAGAGTTTATGGTTAGATCTACTATTGAAGCTGAAAATAAAGTTGAGGTTTCTAAGGAAACTAAAAAAGAAGAAATTGAAAAAGTTGAGGTTGAAAATAAGGACTTGCAAAAAGAGAATGCTACTAAAGTTGCTATAAAAGAAGCACCGGAGCTTGCAACTAAAGAAAAGGAAACAGAAGTAATCGAAGAGCCGAAAGTTGAGGAAAAAAAGATTTTATATATATCAGATGGCATGACTCCTAGAGAGATTGCGCAGAAAATTAACGTAAAAGAGAGCGAAGTTATAAAAAAATTAATAAAGCTTAAAACACTTGCAACTATAAATCAAGCTTTAAATATAAGTCTTATTGAAAGCGTAGTAAAGGAATTTGGTTACGAACCAAAATTAAAAGAAGAAGAATCGTTAACTTTTGAAGAGACTGAAGTTGAAAACGTTGCTGATTTGCAACCTAGACCTCCCATTGTTACTGTTATGGGGCATGTAGACCATGGCAAAACAACGCTTTTAGATAAAATTCAAAAAACAAAAATCGCATCAAAAGAATTTCGTGGAATTACACAAAAGATTGGTGCATATCAGGTAGAGATTAATGGTAAGAAGATTACTTTTATTGATACTCCAGGTCATGAAGCATTTACTGCTATGAGAGCAAGAGGTGCAAACGTTACTGATATAGTGATTTTGGTTGTGGCAGCTGATGACGGAGTGAAACCTCAAACTATTGAAGCAATTCAACATGCAAAAGCAGCAGGGGTTCAGATAATGGTTGCAATAAATAAAATTGATAAGCCTGGGGCACAACCAGAGAAGATAATGCAACAGCTAACTGAATATGGCCTGATTCCTGAAGAATGGGGTGGGAAGACCATATTTGTTAAAGTTTCTGCTAAAACAGGAGAAGGTATAGACGAGCTTTTAGAGATGATATTGTTATTGGCAGAAATAATGGAATATAAAGCTAATCCAAAGACTTTGGCAAGAGGTTTGGTTTTAGAAGCAAAGTTAGAAAAAAATAGAGGTCCTGTAGCAACTGTATTAATTCAAAAAGGAACTTTGAGAGTAGGAGATTTTGTTTGTGTAGGTGCTGCTAGCGGAAAAGTAAGAGCATTAATTAATGATAGAGGTAAAAGATTAAAAGAAGCAGGACCTTCTACGCCTGTAGAAATACTAGGTATCAATATGGTTCCTGAAGCAGGAGATAGTTTGATTGCTGTAAAAAGCGATAAGGAAGCAAAATTAATGGCCGAAAAAATGCTTAACAGGAAGAAAGAGCTGCAAATACAAAGAATGAAAAAACCGACTTTATCGTGTTTTGTTCAGGGCACAGATCTATCTGAGGTTAAAGAGTTAAAACTTATTCTGAAAGCTGATTCTCAAGGCTCGCTAGAGGCTATTCTTACGTCTTTGGCTAAGATTAAAGAAGAAAATGTTACTATAAGTATTTTATCGTCTGGAACCGGCGGAATCTCTGAATCTGACGTTATGCTTGCTTCTGCTTCTCAGGCTATTATTATTGGTTTTAATGTAAGACCATCAAACACTGCTTTGAAGCTTGCTTCTGAAGAAGGTATTGATATTAGAACTTATAGGGTTATTTATGATCTTATTGAAGATATTTCGAAAGCTATCAAGGGCTTACTTCCACCAAAATATGAAGAGACAATACTTGGAAGGGCTGAGGTTAGACAGACTTTTAAAGTTCCAAAAATAGGTCTTGTTGCGGGCTGTTATGTTGTGGATGGAAAGGTTACAAGAGATGCAAAAGTAAGAGTTTTGAGGGATAATGTTATTATTCATGAGGGTGAATTGTCTTCTTTAAAGAGATTTAAGGATGATGTAAAAGAAGTGAATCAGGGATATGAATGTGGAATTTCGATAAAAGATTTCCATGATATAAAGGAAAACGATATTTTTGAGATATATAAATTAGTAGAAGTAGCTTGTTAA
- a CDS encoding DUF503 family protein encodes MIRTCLIEFELYFPYIVSIKEHRKIMQAIISNIKKQNISVLEILNKNIRSSTLYLSAVKENEVDIHRLYDYYINFFLDRPDIRLISYNIEIY; translated from the coding sequence ATGATTAGAACGTGTTTAATTGAATTTGAGCTTTATTTTCCTTATATTGTTAGCATAAAGGAACATAGAAAAATTATGCAAGCAATTATTTCAAATATAAAAAAGCAAAATATCAGTGTGCTTGAAATTCTAAATAAGAACATTAGATCTAGCACTTTATATTTATCAGCGGTAAAAGAGAACGAAGTGGACATACATAGACTTTATGACTATTATATTAATTTTTTTCTTGATAGGCCTGATATTAGGCTTATTTCATATAACATTGAGATTTATTAA
- the rbfA gene encoding 30S ribosome-binding factor RbfA, producing the protein MSVKAERLKETIRKELAVLLYELKDVRIKSMVSIMELDMSSDHKNIKVWVSIYGDEKSKEETMKGLVSASRFLRGELARRIGLKYAPQILFAIDNSLERGDKIFEILKKIEH; encoded by the coding sequence ATGAGTGTAAAAGCCGAAAGATTGAAAGAAACAATTAGGAAAGAGCTTGCTGTTTTATTATACGAACTTAAGGACGTTCGAATTAAAAGTATGGTTTCTATTATGGAATTAGATATGTCGAGCGATCACAAAAATATAAAAGTTTGGGTTAGCATATACGGGGATGAGAAATCCAAAGAAGAAACGATGAAAGGACTTGTTTCTGCATCAAGATTTTTAAGAGGAGAGTTAGCAAGAAGAATTGGTTTAAAGTACGCACCGCAAATTCTTTTTGCTATAGATAATTCTCTTGAAAGAGGAGATAAGATATTCGAAATACTTAAAAAAATTGAACACTGA
- a CDS encoding DHH family phosphoesterase: MFTHLEPDGDAIGSSLALYFFLKSLGKDVRFIKPYRTPNSVVDFPGMENVYSGNDFDFSRVAILLDASSLKRIGKPYEEIFPRYKNFFIIDHHHGPYFDSTNIYVDITASATAVLVFDIIKKMKHDINNLVATYLYLALHYDTGGFYYTNTNKKCLKVASKLLEYGADMGLVMKYYERDASSISKMGFLLSKLKASEGISWLPISYKDFVNFSLEPDITKGLIEWLRRIKDCRVSIVFREDQPGKVKISFRGKNTGKLNSIAEHFGGGGHPEASGAVVEGNFDEVVELVLNYTKKEVFGD, from the coding sequence ATTTTTACACACTTAGAACCTGATGGTGACGCTATAGGTTCTAGTCTGGCCTTATATTTTTTCCTAAAGTCGTTAGGGAAAGATGTAAGATTTATAAAACCCTACAGGACACCAAATAGTGTTGTGGATTTTCCAGGCATGGAAAACGTATATAGTGGCAATGATTTTGATTTTTCGAGAGTGGCAATACTACTTGATGCCTCTTCATTGAAAAGAATAGGGAAACCATATGAAGAAATTTTTCCTAGATATAAGAATTTTTTTATAATTGATCATCATCATGGGCCGTACTTTGATTCTACTAATATATATGTTGACATCACTGCTAGCGCAACTGCTGTTTTAGTTTTTGATATTATAAAAAAGATGAAGCATGACATAAATAATCTGGTAGCGACGTATTTATATCTTGCTTTACACTATGATACTGGTGGATTTTATTATACAAATACTAATAAAAAATGCTTGAAAGTTGCTTCAAAATTATTGGAATATGGTGCTGATATGGGTTTGGTTATGAAATATTATGAAAGAGATGCAAGCAGTATTTCAAAAATGGGTTTTTTGTTATCTAAGCTAAAGGCTTCTGAGGGCATTTCATGGCTTCCTATATCATATAAAGATTTTGTAAATTTTTCACTAGAACCCGATATTACTAAAGGACTTATTGAATGGCTAAGAAGAATAAAGGATTGCAGAGTGTCGATAGTTTTTAGAGAGGATCAACCAGGCAAAGTAAAAATTAGTTTTAGAGGGAAAAATACAGGAAAACTCAATTCTATTGCTGAACACTTTGGGGGTGGAGGACACCCTGAGGCATCGGGAGCTGTTGTTGAGGGAAACTTTGATGAAGTAGTTGAGTTAGTTTTGAACTATACGAAAAAAGAGGTCTTTGGTGATTAA
- the truB gene encoding tRNA pseudouridine(55) synthase TruB, with product MINGFLNIFKDKYKSSFEVVDLIRKMFKDELGADIKMGHLGTLDPCAVGVLPIALGKATRLCEHIKNNDKKYLFELTLGFKTTTGDQEGDVLDVQTVPNISDERIISVCSDLIGRYPQKIPSYSAAKIDGKRFYELARANQVVPERYKEVNIKELKFIKRNKNSLWFEVLCSFGTYIRTLCEDISTKLGTIGTMTFLLREVSGDFHLKDSISLEKLRDLIIKREYFKVITPVNKMLSHIPVVVLNYDNAKKFVAGQEIWIKKDFDNFEILRIFCISGTFLGLAEKSKGEKKIWKPNKVIII from the coding sequence GTGATTAACGGCTTTTTAAACATTTTTAAAGACAAATATAAAAGTTCTTTTGAAGTCGTTGATTTGATAAGAAAGATGTTTAAAGATGAACTTGGTGCAGATATAAAGATGGGACATCTTGGAACGCTTGATCCTTGTGCAGTTGGAGTGTTGCCTATAGCTTTAGGGAAAGCCACTAGGCTTTGTGAACATATTAAAAACAACGATAAAAAATACCTCTTTGAACTCACTTTGGGGTTCAAGACCACTACAGGAGATCAAGAAGGCGACGTTTTAGATGTTCAAACTGTTCCAAATATTTCTGATGAAAGGATCATTTCTGTTTGTTCTGATCTGATTGGTCGCTATCCACAAAAAATACCTTCTTATTCTGCAGCTAAAATTGATGGCAAGAGGTTTTATGAGCTGGCAAGAGCAAATCAAGTAGTTCCTGAAAGATATAAAGAAGTAAATATTAAAGAGCTTAAATTTATTAAACGAAATAAAAATTCACTTTGGTTTGAAGTTTTGTGTTCTTTTGGAACTTATATTAGAACTTTATGTGAAGATATCTCTACAAAGTTGGGTACTATTGGAACGATGACGTTTTTGCTTAGAGAGGTATCGGGGGATTTTCATCTTAAGGACAGTATTAGTCTAGAAAAATTAAGAGATTTGATTATAAAAAGAGAATATTTTAAAGTTATAACTCCTGTAAACAAGATGTTGTCACACATACCTGTTGTGGTATTAAACTATGATAATGCCAAGAAATTTGTGGCTGGTCAGGAGATCTGGATAAAAAAGGATTTTGATAATTTTGAAATATTAAGAATATTTTGTATTTCTGGAACATTTTTAGGCCTAGCTGAAAAATCTAAAGGTGAAAAAAAAATTTGGAAGCCTAATAAGGTGATAATTATATGA